In Athalia rosae chromosome 6, iyAthRosa1.1, whole genome shotgun sequence, one DNA window encodes the following:
- the LOC105683172 gene encoding glutamate receptor ionotropic, kainate 2-like isoform X1, with protein sequence MVTGLTRPTFDVIIPESFCVRVTICQIPILRILFCSESARNYLLLFLTKTELTSVSVLFASLYAKLRRNGCTMLMRFILMAFLPSGVFGFGKTVIIGGLYEENPMVVKAFELSTRSLNEERHGNDDLPNQFVKTELVTIGNDPYDVAHDVCNLANAGIAAIFGPQDKIAARHVQTMCDTMEIPHIAARWEPQQSRGNGLVNLYPYSQTLAAIYLQLVTDYNWNTFTILYQNTENLIRMNQLLKRSDIHGHTVTIRQLPEGPDYREVLRMIKASEDPNIVLDCSIDILPEVLKQAQQVGIMSNKHSYIIASLDLQTIDLEPYQYGGTNLTGFRLVNPEDPYVTETFNRDILDWGLESPSQLTVEAALVYDGVQLFGRALKQLDDAIMADVKLSLCNNLESWEHGSSLMNFMRSTEIRGLTGLIKFDPAGYRSNFELELINLNLKGIQKIGIWNITNGIDYLPSMAALEVGEPSLRNKTFIVLIALTPPYAMLKESATMETGNDRYEGFGIDIIQEVAKKLGFNYTFVESDEVYGSKDPATGEFDGLIRKIMDGVADLAICDLTITADRQEAVDFTMPFMNLGISILFVKPRPAGSSLFAFLSPYSIEVWLYTTAAYVVVSLLLWVVGRLCPDEWTNPYPCIEEPRELENQLSLKNCFWFLAGAFMQQGSEIAPIGLSTRMVAGSWWFFCLIITQAYTANLAAFLVIESKQVLIKNVEDLATNQHGIKYGAKASGSTIDFFKASTHPTYKKMYEYMRENADEVLMGRNDLGVAKVLEGGYAFFMESSSIAYEAERKCDLDEVGSLLDSKGYGIAMKKFSPYRNALSTTILTLQETGVLKDLENKWWKQKRGGGRCEEGKATSDAKALGTGNVGGVFIVLIVGTALACIWTALELLWEISCTAINKNVSFKEEMKEELEFIVKCNRVAKPVRRRKGSSAVNLSNENGSTRDCSPPYGFVPTVITTSPEEK encoded by the exons AATGGTTGTACCATGTTGATGCGATTCATTTTGATGGCATTTTTGCCATCTGGCGTTTTTGGATTCGGAAAAACAGTAATAATAG GTGGACTTTACGAAGAGAATCCCATGGTGGTAAAAGCTTTCGAATTGTCGACAAGGTCGTTGAATGAGGAACGACATGGCAACGATGACTTGCCCAATCAGTTCGTTAAAACGGAACTGGTCACTATTGGTAATGACCCTTACGATGTAGCACACGACG TTTGTAATTTGGCGAACGCTGGGATAGCGGCGATATTTGGACCACAAGATAAGATAGCGGCTAGACACGTGCAAACCATGTGCGATACCATGGAAATTCCACACATCGCTGCGAGGTGGGAACCTCAGCAAAGCCGGGGAAATGGACTTGTTAATTTATATCCGTATTCGCAAACGCTCGCCGCG ATTTATTTGCAACTAGTCACGGATTACAATTGGAACACTTTTACCATACTTTATCAGAATACGGAAAATTTAATCCGGATGAATCAACTTTTAAAAAGATCGGACATTCATGGGCATACCGTTACCATTAGACAGTTGCCCGAAGGGCCCGATTACAG GGAGGTTTTGCGGATGATCAAGGCCTCCGAAGATCCGAACATAGTCTTGGATTGCTCAATAGATATTCTGCCGGAGGTTCTAAAGCAGGCGCAACAAGTTGGAATCATGTCAAACAAGCATAGCTATATAATCGCTTCGTTG GATCTGCAGACGATTGATCTTGAGCCGTATCAATACGGGGGAACAAATTTGACTGGATTTCGTTTGGTAAACCCGGAAGATCCTTACGTCACCGAAACATTTAATAGAGACATACTGGATTGGGGACTGGAAAGTCCCTCTCAGTTAACGGTTGAAGCAGCCTTAGTTTACGACGGTGTTCAATTATTCGGAAGAGCTTTGAAACAGCTCGACGACGCCATTATGGCCGATGTAAAACTGTCGCTGTGTAACAACCTTGAGAGCTGGGAACACGGTTCAAGTTTGATGAACTTCATGAGATCG ACCGAAATCAGAGGGCTCACCGGACTGATTAAATTTGATCCTGCTGGCTATCGAAGTAACTTTGAACTGGAATTGatcaatttgaatttgaaggGAATTCAGAAAATCGGAATATGGAATATCACGAACGGAATTGATTATCTGCCTAGTATGGCTGCTTTGGAAGTCGGAGAGCCAAGTCTCCGTAACAAAACATTTATCGTACTGATAGCTCTG ACACCCCCCTACGCAATGCTCAAAGAATCAGCAACTATGGAGACGGGAAATGACAGATACGAGGGTTTTGGTATCGACATAATTCAAGAAGTAGCAAAAAAACTTGGATTCAATTACACCTTCGTAGAGTCGGATGAGGTATATGGGTCCAAGGATCCAGCAACCGGAGAATTCGATGGGCTGATTCGTAAAATAATGGATGGC GTAGCTGATCTAGCGATTTGCGATTTGACGATCACAGCTGATCGTCAAGAGGCCGTAGACTTCACAATGCCTTTCATGAACTTAG gAATTAGCATCCTATTCGTGAAACCAAGACCAGCTGGGTCTAGTCTATTTGCCTTCTTATCGCCATATTCAATCGAAGTTTGGCTATACACAACAGCAGCGTACGTGGTCGTGAGTCTTCTTCTTTGGGTCGTTGGCCGGTTATGTCCGGATGAATGGACCAATCCCTATCCTTGCATTGAGGAACCCAGAGAGCTTGAAAACCAGTTgtcattgaaaaattgcttTTGGTTTCTTGCTGGAGCTTTCATGCAGCAAGGTTCTGAAATCGCCCCTAT AGGTCTGTCGACTCGTATGGTGGCCGGATCATGGTGGTTCTTTTGCCTGATTATCACGCAGGCTTACACGGCTAATTTGGCCGCGTTTTTGGTCATTGAATCGAAACAAGTTTTGATCAAAAACGTTGAGGATCTGGCAACCAACCAACATGGGATAAAATATGGAGCAAAAGCGAGTGGCTCtacaattgattttttcaaa GCATCCACTCATCCAACTTACAAAAAGATGTATGAATACATGAGGGAAAACGCTGACGAAGTTTTGATGGGTAGAAACGATCTCGGTGTTGCGAAAGTTCTCGAGGGCGGATACGCTTTTTTCATGGAGTCTTCATCGATCGCCTATGAAGCTGAAAGAAAATGTGACCTTGACGAAGTGGGTTCCCTCTTGGACTCCAAAGGTTACGGTATTGCTATGAAAAAGT TTTCACCGTACCGCAACGCGCTCAGCACAACGATTCTGACACTTCAGGAAACAGGAGTCCTTAAGGATCTAGAGAACAAATGGTGGAAGCAAAAACGAGGAGGTGGAAGATGCGAG GAAGGTAAGGCAACGTCGGACGCAAAAGCTTTGGGAACTGGAAACGTGGGTGGTGTTTTCATTGTTCTAATAGTTGGAACAGCATTGGCCTGCATTTGGACTGCCTTGGAATTGCTTTGGGAAATCAGCTGCACTGCGATCAATAAAAAT GTTTCGttcaaagaagaaatgaaggaAGAACTGGAGTTCATTGTTAAGTGCAACAGAGTTGCTAAGCCagttagaagaagaaaaggtagTTCAGCTGTGAATCTCAGCAACGAAAATGGCAGCACAAGAGATTGTTCACCGCCTTACGGGTTTGTGCCGACGGTAATTACAACGTCACCCGAAGAGAAATGA
- the LOC105683172 gene encoding glutamate receptor ionotropic, kainate 2-like isoform X2 has product MLMRFILMAFLPSGVFGFGKTVIIGGLYEENPMVVKAFELSTRSLNEERHGNDDLPNQFVKTELVTIGNDPYDVAHDVCNLANAGIAAIFGPQDKIAARHVQTMCDTMEIPHIAARWEPQQSRGNGLVNLYPYSQTLAAIYLQLVTDYNWNTFTILYQNTENLIRMNQLLKRSDIHGHTVTIRQLPEGPDYREVLRMIKASEDPNIVLDCSIDILPEVLKQAQQVGIMSNKHSYIIASLDLQTIDLEPYQYGGTNLTGFRLVNPEDPYVTETFNRDILDWGLESPSQLTVEAALVYDGVQLFGRALKQLDDAIMADVKLSLCNNLESWEHGSSLMNFMRSTEIRGLTGLIKFDPAGYRSNFELELINLNLKGIQKIGIWNITNGIDYLPSMAALEVGEPSLRNKTFIVLIALTPPYAMLKESATMETGNDRYEGFGIDIIQEVAKKLGFNYTFVESDEVYGSKDPATGEFDGLIRKIMDGVADLAICDLTITADRQEAVDFTMPFMNLGISILFVKPRPAGSSLFAFLSPYSIEVWLYTTAAYVVVSLLLWVVGRLCPDEWTNPYPCIEEPRELENQLSLKNCFWFLAGAFMQQGSEIAPIGLSTRMVAGSWWFFCLIITQAYTANLAAFLVIESKQVLIKNVEDLATNQHGIKYGAKASGSTIDFFKASTHPTYKKMYEYMRENADEVLMGRNDLGVAKVLEGGYAFFMESSSIAYEAERKCDLDEVGSLLDSKGYGIAMKKFSPYRNALSTTILTLQETGVLKDLENKWWKQKRGGGRCEEGKATSDAKALGTGNVGGVFIVLIVGTALACIWTALELLWEISCTAINKNVSFKEEMKEELEFIVKCNRVAKPVRRRKGSSAVNLSNENGSTRDCSPPYGFVPTVITTSPEEK; this is encoded by the exons ATGTTGATGCGATTCATTTTGATGGCATTTTTGCCATCTGGCGTTTTTGGATTCGGAAAAACAGTAATAATAG GTGGACTTTACGAAGAGAATCCCATGGTGGTAAAAGCTTTCGAATTGTCGACAAGGTCGTTGAATGAGGAACGACATGGCAACGATGACTTGCCCAATCAGTTCGTTAAAACGGAACTGGTCACTATTGGTAATGACCCTTACGATGTAGCACACGACG TTTGTAATTTGGCGAACGCTGGGATAGCGGCGATATTTGGACCACAAGATAAGATAGCGGCTAGACACGTGCAAACCATGTGCGATACCATGGAAATTCCACACATCGCTGCGAGGTGGGAACCTCAGCAAAGCCGGGGAAATGGACTTGTTAATTTATATCCGTATTCGCAAACGCTCGCCGCG ATTTATTTGCAACTAGTCACGGATTACAATTGGAACACTTTTACCATACTTTATCAGAATACGGAAAATTTAATCCGGATGAATCAACTTTTAAAAAGATCGGACATTCATGGGCATACCGTTACCATTAGACAGTTGCCCGAAGGGCCCGATTACAG GGAGGTTTTGCGGATGATCAAGGCCTCCGAAGATCCGAACATAGTCTTGGATTGCTCAATAGATATTCTGCCGGAGGTTCTAAAGCAGGCGCAACAAGTTGGAATCATGTCAAACAAGCATAGCTATATAATCGCTTCGTTG GATCTGCAGACGATTGATCTTGAGCCGTATCAATACGGGGGAACAAATTTGACTGGATTTCGTTTGGTAAACCCGGAAGATCCTTACGTCACCGAAACATTTAATAGAGACATACTGGATTGGGGACTGGAAAGTCCCTCTCAGTTAACGGTTGAAGCAGCCTTAGTTTACGACGGTGTTCAATTATTCGGAAGAGCTTTGAAACAGCTCGACGACGCCATTATGGCCGATGTAAAACTGTCGCTGTGTAACAACCTTGAGAGCTGGGAACACGGTTCAAGTTTGATGAACTTCATGAGATCG ACCGAAATCAGAGGGCTCACCGGACTGATTAAATTTGATCCTGCTGGCTATCGAAGTAACTTTGAACTGGAATTGatcaatttgaatttgaaggGAATTCAGAAAATCGGAATATGGAATATCACGAACGGAATTGATTATCTGCCTAGTATGGCTGCTTTGGAAGTCGGAGAGCCAAGTCTCCGTAACAAAACATTTATCGTACTGATAGCTCTG ACACCCCCCTACGCAATGCTCAAAGAATCAGCAACTATGGAGACGGGAAATGACAGATACGAGGGTTTTGGTATCGACATAATTCAAGAAGTAGCAAAAAAACTTGGATTCAATTACACCTTCGTAGAGTCGGATGAGGTATATGGGTCCAAGGATCCAGCAACCGGAGAATTCGATGGGCTGATTCGTAAAATAATGGATGGC GTAGCTGATCTAGCGATTTGCGATTTGACGATCACAGCTGATCGTCAAGAGGCCGTAGACTTCACAATGCCTTTCATGAACTTAG gAATTAGCATCCTATTCGTGAAACCAAGACCAGCTGGGTCTAGTCTATTTGCCTTCTTATCGCCATATTCAATCGAAGTTTGGCTATACACAACAGCAGCGTACGTGGTCGTGAGTCTTCTTCTTTGGGTCGTTGGCCGGTTATGTCCGGATGAATGGACCAATCCCTATCCTTGCATTGAGGAACCCAGAGAGCTTGAAAACCAGTTgtcattgaaaaattgcttTTGGTTTCTTGCTGGAGCTTTCATGCAGCAAGGTTCTGAAATCGCCCCTAT AGGTCTGTCGACTCGTATGGTGGCCGGATCATGGTGGTTCTTTTGCCTGATTATCACGCAGGCTTACACGGCTAATTTGGCCGCGTTTTTGGTCATTGAATCGAAACAAGTTTTGATCAAAAACGTTGAGGATCTGGCAACCAACCAACATGGGATAAAATATGGAGCAAAAGCGAGTGGCTCtacaattgattttttcaaa GCATCCACTCATCCAACTTACAAAAAGATGTATGAATACATGAGGGAAAACGCTGACGAAGTTTTGATGGGTAGAAACGATCTCGGTGTTGCGAAAGTTCTCGAGGGCGGATACGCTTTTTTCATGGAGTCTTCATCGATCGCCTATGAAGCTGAAAGAAAATGTGACCTTGACGAAGTGGGTTCCCTCTTGGACTCCAAAGGTTACGGTATTGCTATGAAAAAGT TTTCACCGTACCGCAACGCGCTCAGCACAACGATTCTGACACTTCAGGAAACAGGAGTCCTTAAGGATCTAGAGAACAAATGGTGGAAGCAAAAACGAGGAGGTGGAAGATGCGAG GAAGGTAAGGCAACGTCGGACGCAAAAGCTTTGGGAACTGGAAACGTGGGTGGTGTTTTCATTGTTCTAATAGTTGGAACAGCATTGGCCTGCATTTGGACTGCCTTGGAATTGCTTTGGGAAATCAGCTGCACTGCGATCAATAAAAAT GTTTCGttcaaagaagaaatgaaggaAGAACTGGAGTTCATTGTTAAGTGCAACAGAGTTGCTAAGCCagttagaagaagaaaaggtagTTCAGCTGTGAATCTCAGCAACGAAAATGGCAGCACAAGAGATTGTTCACCGCCTTACGGGTTTGTGCCGACGGTAATTACAACGTCACCCGAAGAGAAATGA
- the LOC105683142 gene encoding alkaline ceramidase isoform X4 has protein sequence MWKPFEPGSSPIDWCEGNYNISPSIAEFTNTFSNVVFLLLPPVLMHLFRDYGRFVNPGIHIIWFLLMIVGASSAYFHATLSLIGQLLDELAILWVYMAGFCMFFPRRYFPTMFQNNRKKLSIFAILSTVVATGLAIVQPFINAFALMTLCIPAFWFMAIELKRTKSVRVYRLGVRCGAIWILAVICWLNDRLFCDTWLNLNFPYLHAFWHLFIFIASYTAAVLFAYFSVSEEKPHHLPILKYWPRNDFELGIPYVTIRSYLKVYKIIEYRNI, from the exons ATGTGGAAGCCCTTTGAACCCGGGAGTTCACCAATCGATTGGTGTGAAGGAAATTACAACATATCTCCTAGCATAGCAGAATTTACAAATACG tttaGTAATGTGGTATTTCTACTACTACCGCCAGTATTGATGCACCTCTTCAGAGATTATGGAAGATTTGTTAATCCTGGAATTCATATCATCTGGTTCTTATTAATGATTGTAGGAGCTAGCAGCGCATACTTTCATGCCACACTATCGTTGATAG GGCAACTATTGGACGAGCTTGCGATATTATGGGTATACATGGCAGGATTCTGTATGTTTTTTCCAAGAAGATATTTTCCAACCATGTTTCAAAACAATAGGAAGAAGTTGTCCATATTTGCCATTTTATCAACTGTTGTTGCCACTGGTCTGGCCATTGTGCAGCCATTTATAAATGCATTTGCACTCATGACTCTGTGCATTCCTGCTTTTTGGTTCATGGCCATCGAGCTGAAGAG GACAAAATCTGTCAGAGTTTATCGGCTTGGTGTTCGTTGCGGAGCTATTTGGATATTGGCAGTGATTTGCTGGCTCAACGATCGATTGTTCTGTGACACTTggttgaatttaaattttccttATCTTCATGCATTTTGGCActtgtttattttcatcgctaGTTATACAGCCGCAGTCttgtttgcttatttttcagtATCAGAAGAGAAACCTCATCATTTGCCAATATTGAAATATTGGCCGAGGAATGACTTTGAACTCGGCATACCTTACGTTACCATCAGAAGTTACCTCAAG gtgtataaaataatcgaatacaGAAATATCTGA
- the LOC105683154 gene encoding 6-pyruvoyl tetrahydrobiopterin synthase isoform X2, whose protein sequence is MTKGPIVYLTRKEVISACHRLHSPHLTDSENVEIYGKCNNFWGHGHNYTEVTVKGPMNLETGMVMNIAELKTYVKNVLMDQLDHKNLDKDVPYFENVVSTTENVAIFIFQELRKLIPNPDLLYEVKIYETDKNIVIYRGE, encoded by the exons ATGACAAAAGGGCCAATTGTGTATCTGACAAGAAAGGAAGTGATTTCGGCATGCCATCGATTGCATAG CCCGCACTTAACGGACTCAGAAAATGTAGAAATTTACGGAAAGTGTAACAATTTTTGGGGACATGGACACAATTATACCG AAGTCACGGTAAAGGGCCCTATGAACCTGGAAACTGGAATGGTCATGAACATTGCCGAGTTGAAGACTTACGTAAAAAACGTGCTTATGGACCAGCTTGACCACAAAAATTTGGACAAGGATGTTCCTTACTTTGAAAATGTTGTATCAACCACGGAAAACGtagcgatttttattttccaagaaCTGAGAAAGTTAATTCCCAATCCAGATCTATTGtacgaggtgaaaatttacgagACTGATAAAAACATCGTTATCTATAGGGGCgaatga
- the LOC105683154 gene encoding 6-pyruvoyl tetrahydrobiopterin synthase isoform X1: MTKGPIVYLTRKEVISACHRLHSPHLTDSENVEIYGKCNNFWGHGHNYTVEVTVKGPMNLETGMVMNIAELKTYVKNVLMDQLDHKNLDKDVPYFENVVSTTENVAIFIFQELRKLIPNPDLLYEVKIYETDKNIVIYRGE, from the exons ATGACAAAAGGGCCAATTGTGTATCTGACAAGAAAGGAAGTGATTTCGGCATGCCATCGATTGCATAG CCCGCACTTAACGGACTCAGAAAATGTAGAAATTTACGGAAAGTGTAACAATTTTTGGGGACATGGACACAATTATACCG TAGAAGTCACGGTAAAGGGCCCTATGAACCTGGAAACTGGAATGGTCATGAACATTGCCGAGTTGAAGACTTACGTAAAAAACGTGCTTATGGACCAGCTTGACCACAAAAATTTGGACAAGGATGTTCCTTACTTTGAAAATGTTGTATCAACCACGGAAAACGtagcgatttttattttccaagaaCTGAGAAAGTTAATTCCCAATCCAGATCTATTGtacgaggtgaaaatttacgagACTGATAAAAACATCGTTATCTATAGGGGCgaatga
- the LOC105683151 gene encoding LOW QUALITY PROTEIN: prostaglandin D2 receptor (The sequence of the model RefSeq protein was modified relative to this genomic sequence to represent the inferred CDS: inserted 2 bases in 1 codon), with the protein MEVNLNHIIQSSVHEIGENFSSTIAIDVNSTAIAEINLPGPATRRHVTVVSQIVLTIVYLTGVMGSVSALVILFVRDKRRNRKHLLMLRCLATNDLVALLGMLVQMYLTMYVDDAATTRFFCSLRVAWRFFGLYSGCVGIVMAVERWLALTRPFVYQKQVTYPVIARCMFLLGTIAAVLSFLPLAGFGTYYKKKRXCSRYRDATDPEDIAYAYVFCFFGTLLCLSIVWCNLAVSRALGRLSRRSGVIRRISKASSRAKPLLSLTTGPPPQVVATAEERAFARLMAGLSISFVVCWMPQMISIPLAQYSLTLEKGMTFSRRSIAIFSQIAEILLCVHFTLDPYIYVLMRTRPRFTLFKPLCRVCRSERSRSSSFTGTTDQQVSTGDPPTPITEAPSTPVSEEMEPQLTAAAV; encoded by the exons ATGGAAGTAAATTTGAACCATATTATCCAATCGAGTGTACATGAGATCGGCGAGAACTTCTCTTCCACTATCGCAATCGATGTAAACTCAACAGCGATAGCGGAGATCAACTTACCTGGACCCGCGACTCGAAGACATGTTACAGTTGTCTCACAAATCGTTCTCACGATTGTTTATCTGACGGGTGTGATGGGGAGCGTGTCCGCTCTGGTCATTCTCTTTGTCCGGgacaag agaagaaatcgtaaaCATCTGCTGATGCTGCGTTGTCTCGCAACGAATGATCTGGTGGCGTTATTAGGAATGTTAGTACAGATGTATCTTACAATGTACGTTGACGACGCAGCGACCACgagatttttctgctccctaAGAGTCGCCTGGAGATTCTTCGGCCTCTACAGCGGATGCGTAGGAATCGTAATGGCGGTCGAAAGATGGCTCGCACTTACAAGGCCTTTTGTATACCAGAAG CAGGTGACGTATCCTGTCATCGCGCGATGCATGTTTCTACTTGGGACAATCGCCGCTGTACTCAGTTTTTTACCATTGGCTGGTTTTGGCacatattacaaaaaaaaacg ctgCTCCCGTTATAGAGATGCCACCGATCCCGAAGACATCGCATACGCTTACGTATTCTGCTTTTTTG GGACGCTGTTGTGCCTTTCCATCGTCTGGTGCAACCTGGCGGTCTCCAGAGCTCTTGGGAGATTAAGTAGACGATCGGGAGTGATCAGAAGGATTTCCAAGGCATCTTCGAGAGCTAAACCACTTCTTAGCTTGACTACAGGTCCTCCGCCCCAAGTTGTTGCTACTGCCGAAGAAAGGGCATTCGCTCGTCTGATGGCTGGCCTATCGATATCGTTCGTTGTTTGTTGGATGCCCCAAATG ATATCAATTCCCTTGGCTCAGTACTCTTTGACCCTCGAAAAAGGGATGACGTTCAGTCGGAGGTCGATTGCAATATTCAGTCAGATCGCCGAAATTCTCCTGTGCGTTCACTTCACCCTGGATCCGTATATTTACGTGTTGATGCGAACCCGACCGAGATTTACTCTTTTCAAACCACTTTGTCGGGTATGTCGATCCGAGAGAAGTCGCTCCAGTTCATTCACCG GAACTACGGATCAACAGGTTAGTACCGGTGACCCGCCTACCCCCATAACCGAAGCTCCGTCAACTCCGGTAAGCGAAGAAATGGAACCACAATTAACAGCGGCTGCTGTCTGA